Proteins from one Anopheles nili chromosome 2, idAnoNiliSN_F5_01, whole genome shotgun sequence genomic window:
- the LOC128726590 gene encoding membrane-associated transporter protein-like, giving the protein MSSYGSFETDQNATQAKSGGPARHPQPGTSNSSSKGSYLKTQGQNSLTMVAGGVTNFHSEFRNDPVVKEMRQLREENARRQKHDYSHVFRNKSRFDFIRISAVIMGMEFVYSAETAFVSPILLGIGIEHHLMTMVWGISPLIGFFMSPVIGSISDRCRSRFGRRRPVLLVLGLGLITGCLLVPNGKEIGSWFGDLGETIPGTVIEPATALLIDLNGTISSDAFHAYNFYKIESEIAEHRPDYRWAIVITIIGTIMTDFNADNCMTPSRAFLLDISLPEDHGRACSTFSILAGMGGSIGYAMGGINWDETSFGELLGGSIRTVFTMVSVIFAICLTISLTSFREIPLPLLEQDDLLRPLTETIIKKEKARRQNQIFVVKGVSKALTAQLQSIQTPEDGATQKINNALVDVERAPRPKDGTEEEEEEEEHFEMGPKDFIKSIVMMPKSIAILCLTNLLCWMSHLSYSLYFTDFVGEEVFRGDPAAPTYSDEYKLFLEGVRYACFGMAIYSISCSTCSFTIEKLIKVLRARTVYCGGLIIDAIGMACMAFFPNKVTVYVLSATGGIVYALLFTMPFLLIGQYHAKGTFKVTKPGAEAKQERKRGLATDIAVVGGMIFIAQIIVAVGMGSLITYFGTTAVVVYSASICSLLASVSASQVVYMDL; this is encoded by the exons ATGAGCAGCTATGGGTCGTTTG AGACAGACCAAAACGCGACTCAAGCCAAGAGTGGAGGACCGGCAAGACATCCGCAGCCGGGGACAAGCAATAGTTCATCAAAGGGATCTTACCTCAAGACCCAGGGACAGAACAGCCTCACGATGGTCGCAGGTGGAGTTACCAACTTCCACTCGGAGTTCCGCAACGATCCGGTGGTAAAGGAAATGCGGCAACTGCGCGAGGAAAATGCTCGCCGTCAGAAGCACGATTATTCGCATGTGTTCAG GAATAAATCACgatttgatttcattcgaATCTCAGCGGTCATAATGGGCATGGAGTTCGTCTACTCCGCCGAGACGGCATTCGTATCACCGATCCTGCTTGGGATCGGCATCGAGCATCATCTGATGACGATGGTTTGGGGCATTTCGCCTCTGATCGGCTTCTTCATGTCACCCGTTATTGGATCTATTAGTGATCGGTGTCGATCGCGGTTTGGCCGTCGTCGGCCGGTACTGCTGGTGCTTGGTTTGGGTCTCATAACTGGTTGTTTGCTGGTGCCGAATGGGAAAGAAATCGGTTCATGGTTCGGTGATCTGGGAGAAACCATTCCTGGCACGGTGATAGAACCGGCAACCGCACTGCTGATTGATCTCAATGGTACGATCTCAAGCGACGCTTTCCACGCGTATAATTTCTAcaaaatcgaaagtgaaatagCCGAGCATAGGCCGGACTATCGGTGGGCAATCGTGATCACGATCATCGGTACCATTATGACCGACTTCAATGCCGACAACTGCATGACACCGTCGAGAGCTTTTCTGTTGGACATTTCCTTGCCAG aGGATCATGGCCGTGCATGCAGCACGTTCTCTATTTTAGCTGGCATGGGTGGTTCGATAGGATACGCAATGGGTGGAATCAACTGGGACGAAACATCGTTCGGTGAGCTGCTTGGTGGAAGCATAAGGACCGTCTTCACAATGGTGTCGGTCATATTTGCCATCTGTCTCACTATCAGTTTGACAAGCTTCCGGGAAATACCTCTCCCGTTGCTCGAACAGGACGACCTGTTGCGGCCATTGACAGAAACGATTatcaagaaggaaaaagctcGCCGTCAAAATCAGATTTTTGTCGTGAAGGGTGTCAGTAAGGCGTTGACCGCGCAGCTCCAGTCAATCCAAACGCCCGAGGATGGTGCGACACAAAAGATCAACAACGCGCTGGTCGACGTCGAGAGAGCTCCACGTCCGAAGGATGGCActgaagaggaagaagaagaggaggaacACTTCGAAATGGGACCGAAGGACTTCATCAAAAGCATTGTCATGATGCCAAAGTCCATCGCTATTCTGTGCCTTACGAATCTGCTCTGTTGGATGAGTCACCTGAGCTACTCGCTGTACTTTACGGATTTCGTCGGTGAGGAGGTGTTCCGAGGTGATCCGGCGGCACCGACATACTCGGATGAGTACAAGCTGTTCCTGGAGGGCGTAAGGTACGCGTGCTTTGGCATGGCGATCTATTCTATTTCTTGCTCCACCTGCTCCTTCACGATCGAGAAGCTCATCAAGGTACTGCGTGCTCGCACTGTATACTGCGGCGGTCTCATAATTGACGCGATCGGCATGGCCTGTATGGCGTTTTTCCCGAACAAGGTGACCGTATACGTGCTCAGTGCCACGGGAGGAATCGTATATGCGCTTCTCTTCACGATGCCATTCTTGCTGATCGGACAGTATCACGCAAAGGGAACG TTTAAAGTTACCAAACCTGGAGCTGAAGCTAAGCAAGAACGGAAACGCGGCCTGGCCACGGATATTGCCGTCGTtggggggatgatttttatcgCCCAAATTATCGTTGCTGTTGGAATGGGCTCACTTATCACGTATTTTGGCACAACCGCTGTCGTCGTGTACAGTGCCAGCATTTGCAGCCTACTTGCCTCGGTAAGCGCTTCTCAGGTCGTTTACATGGATCTTTGA
- the LOC128732043 gene encoding proton-associated sugar transporter A-like, giving the protein MYREIKSIYNWLVTVAISGMRALGAFRPARAVQCSGEMVKTGSGGGTSAASGRVVLSRKTTQTDAVVQELRRMREDNARHQPHDYSHVFRKKSLLDFVRLSFVIMGIEIVYSAETAFVTPILLGIGIERQLMTVVWGISPLVGFIVSPFLGTFSDRCRSRFGRRRPLLIVLGLGLVLGCLLLPFGETIGRWLGDIGESGEPVINNTVTIDRGLYQPAVASTDHYQWAIAITILGTILLDFCADSSQAPSMAYLLDVSLPEDHGQACSTYSLLSGIGGCIGYLIGAIDWDGTALGELLGGNINTVFILVTVIFASCLVVTVCSFREIPLPLMEHDELLQPLTEHAITCERKRRATEKNLLPVKDLAGALLLQLDDDSAKNGKSHPSNGYSEKQPLLMGDYLEEEEPRRPRSATEFLKSTFRIPGALGLLCVTNLFCWMSHISYSLYFTDFVGENVFGGDPMAHSDSDEYALYIEGVRYGCFGMAIYSIACSTYSCTIERLIRLLRARTVYSGGLLIDFVGMLCMALFPNKVTVYVFSVTGGIVGALLFTMPYIILANYHAKGLLDASSETNLVRPRRGLASDISIIGSMLFVAQIILSLTMGPLVKLTGTTASVIYTASACSLMASICATRVQYLDL; this is encoded by the exons ATGTACCGCGAGATAAAGAGCATCTACAATTGGCTCGTAACGGTCGCGATCAGTGGCATGCGAGCGCTGGGCGCTTTCAGACCGGCTCGAGCTGTACAGTGTTCTGGTGAAATGGTGAAAACGGGCTCCGGTGGTGGAACGTCGGCCGCTTCTGGTCGGGTCGTGTTGAGCCGCAAGACGACACAAACGGATGCGGTGGTGCAGGAGTTACGCAGGATGCGTGAGGATAATGCACGCCATCAGCCGCACGATTACTCGCACGTGTTCAG GAAAAAGTCTCTGCTCGATTTCGTGCGGTTATCCTTCGTGATCATGGGCATCGAGATCGTGTACTCCGCGGAAACGGCTTTCGTGACACCAATCCTGTTGGGAATAGGCATCGAGCGCCAGCTGATGACGGTTGTTTGGGGCATTTCACCGCTAGTAGGCTTCATTGTGTCGCCGTTCCTTGGTACCTTCAGTGACCGGTGTCGTTCACGGTTCGGCCGTCGAAGGCCTCTACTGATCGTGCTAGGACTTGGGCTCGTTCTGG GATGTCTTTTGCTGCCGTTTGGAGAAACCATTGGCCGTTGGCTGGGAGACATTGGAGAATCAGGAGAGCCCGTCATAAACAACACGgtcacgatcgatcgcggttTGTACCAACCAGCCGTAGCCAGCACGGACCATTACCAGTGGGCGATAGCAATTACCATCTTGGGGACGATACTGCTGGACTTTTGTGCCGACTCTTCTCAGGCACCATCCATGGCCTATCTACTGGACGTGAGTCTACCGG AGGATCATGGACAAGCGTGCAGTACGTACTCTTTGCTCTCGGGAATTGGTGGATGCATCGGTTACCTCATAGGAGCAATCGATTGGGATGGAACAGCACTCGGGGAGCTGTTGGGGGGCAACATCAACACCGTCTTCATTCTGGTTACAGTAATCTTCGCGAGTTGTCTCGTGGTCACGGTGTGCAGTTTTCGCGAGATTCCTCTACCCCTAATGGAGCACGACGAGTTACTGCAGCCATTAACCGAGCACGCCATCACCTGTGAGCGGAAACGACGTGCCACTGAGAAAAACCTGCTTCCCGTTAAGGATCTTGCCGGAGCGTTGCTACTGCAGCTCGACGATGATTCCGCAAAGaacgggaaaagccacccctcgAATGGGTACTCCGAAAAACAACCGTTGTTGATGGGTGACTACCTCGAAGAGGAAGAACCTCGAAGGCCTCGGTCAGCGACGGAGTTCCTAAAGTCAACCTTCCGGATACCGGGTGCCCTCGGGTTGCTGTGCGTAACGAATCTCTTCTGCTGGATGAGCCACATCAGCTACTCGCTGTACTTCACCGACTTTGTCGGGGAGAATGTGTTCGGTGGTGATCCAATGGCGCACTCCGATTCGGACGAGTATGCGCTGTACATCGAAGGCGTCCGATATGGATGCTTTGGGATGGCCATCTACTCGATCGCCTGTTCAACGTACTCGTGTACGATCGAGCGGCTAATCAGGCTGCTCCGAGCGCGAACTGTTTACAGCGGTGGATTGCTGATTGATTTCGTCGGCATGCTGTGTATGGCTCTGTTTCCCAACAAGGTGACCGTGTATGTGTTCAGTGTTACCGGTGGTATTGTGGGGGCTTTGCTTTTCACGATGCCCTACATCATTCTGGCGAATTATCACGCCAAAGGACTG CTTGATGCCAGTAGCGAAACAAACCTAGTACGTCCACGGCGTGGGCTAGCGTCGGACATTTCGATTATCGGAAGCATGTTATTTGTGGCGCAAATCATACTCTCCCTCACTATGGGTCCGCTGGTCAAACTAACGGGGACGACGGCCTCGGTCATTTACACGGCAAGCGCTTGCAGTCTCATGGCGTCGATATGCGCCACCCGAGTCCAGTATCTGGACTTGTAG
- the LOC128720103 gene encoding proton-associated sugar transporter A-like, whose protein sequence is MMADTTELSKMEVAVYANALSCPTDKEIMDGMLQTRFLHAKKQDRDYSHLFRRKTRWQLIRLSMVIVGVEFLYAAETAFVTPILLGIGLSHTFMTMIWAFSPVLGFLFTPMIASFSDTIRLQWGRRRPVLLALGLAMMTGMWILPHGKSIGVFFGDPDVPVDQMEGFRWSIPVTIVGLVLTDFDAETSNGIARAYFMDMCSPDDQARVLTTAMFIGGLGGTVGYVLGAIDWSQTNLDILGSNEATVFMFVFIVVGVGLLITLTSYREVPLPVLESDPLLRPVSSSSFEAEKARQLAVYSISKDVLVDPVKPERDVPLAVGTDENEKPLRLRDFIRNIVRMPKSLFILYTTQFFSQLGYLSFCLYFTDFVGAEVFNGDVAAPSGSPELALYEEGVRYGCWGMAVFAVCSASYSTVIELFIKRFGARPVYVTGLLLFSLGMLCMGLFKERFVIFIVCPTVGIMYATIYSIPYLLVSHYHSKNSFEVKDGKCVPNTTKRGFGADVSLMSNMLFLAQLIISLAIGSIIDAVESNVVVIFSASIFSLIAAFSASQIVYMEL, encoded by the exons ATGATGGCAGACACAACGGAACTATCCAAGATGGAGGTCGCAGTTTATGCAAACGCTTTGTCTTGCCCCACCGATAAGGAAATCATGGATGGCATGCTGCAAACACGCTTTTTGCACGCTAAAAAACAAGATCGCGACTATTCACACTTATTCAG GCGAAAAACGCGATGGCAGCTGATCCGCCTCTCTATGGTCATTGTCGGGGTCGAGTTTCTGTATGCAGCCGAAACTGCCTTCGTTACACCGATTCTCCTCGGTATTGGGCTCTCACACACTTTTATGACGATGATATGGGCGTTCTCGCCAGTTCTCGGCTTTCTCTTCACACCAATGATAGCTTCCTTCAGTGACACAATCCGGTTACAGTGGGGCCGTAGAAGGCCGGTTCTGTTAGCTCTTGGTTTGGCCATGATGACGGGCATGTGGATTTTGCCCCACGGCAAATCGattggtgtgtttttcggtGATCCTGATGTACCCGTTGATCAGATGGAAGGCTTCCGGTGGTCGATTCCGGTCACGATCGTAGGACTTGTGCTGACGGACTTCGATGCCGAAACAAGCAACGGCATTGCGCGGGCGTACTTCATGGACATGTGCTCACCAG ATGATCAGGCACGTGTACTAACGACGGCCATGTTTATTGGTGGACTTGGAGGAACCGTTGGGTACGTGCTGGGAGCGATCGATTGGAGTCAGACGAACCTGGACATACTCGGTAGCAACGAAGCAACCGTGTTCATGTTTGTATTCATCGTCGTCGGAGTTGGGCTACTGATCACGCTGACGAGTTACCGTGAGGTCCCACTACCTGTGCTAGAAAGCGACCCACTGTTACGACCCGTAAGTTCGTCATCCTTTGAGGCGGAAAAAGCACGCCAACTGGCGGTGTACAGCATATCTAAGGATGTCCTCGTAGATCCAGTGAAGCCTGAACGTGATGTGCCCCTGGCGGTGGGGActgacgaaaacgaaaaaccactGCGTTTGCGCGACTTCATACGCAACATAGTACGAATGCCGAAAAGCTTGTTCATCCTGTACACTACGCAGTTTTTCTCGCAACTCGGTTACCTCAGCTTTTGTCTGTATTTCACCGATTTTGTTGGGGCGGAAGTGTTTAATGGTGACGTTGCCGCACCGTCGGGATCTCCTGAGCTCGCGCTGTACGAAGAAGGTGTACGATACGGTTGCTGGGGAATGGCAGTCTTTGCTGTATGCAGCGCATCGTACTCGACCGTTATTGAGTTGTTTATCAAGCGTTTCGG CGCACGCCCAGTTTACGTTACTGGACTGCTACTGTTCAGCCTAGGAATGCTCTGCATGGGGCTGTTCAAGGAGAGATTTGTTATCTTCATCGTCTGCCCCACGGTTGGCATTATGTACGCTACTATATACTCCATTCCATACCTTTTGGTGTCTCATTATCACTCTAAAAATTCA TTTGAAGTGAAGGATGGCAAATGTGTGCCCAACACAACCAAGCGTGGATTTGGGGCTGATGTTTCCCTGATGAGTAACATGCTCTTCTTGGCACAG ctCATCATATCGCTGGCCATTGGGAGCATAATCGATGCGGTTGAGTCAAACGTAGTTGTCATTTTTTCCGCGAGCATATTTTCTCTAATTGCTGCTTTTTCCGCCTCGCAAATTGTCTACATGGAACTGTGA
- the LOC128721064 gene encoding proton-associated sugar transporter A-like, translating to MYGSYQQLGRLSEDEVLEGMLERRQRFAKLDHTRGYQHSFRSKSKWELVRLSLLIVGIECTYATETALVAPILLGIGLSHTIMTMIWAMPSLAGLLFAPVIASISDRLRSRWGRRRPVMLALGVTMLTGMLLLPNGTAVGERLGLSSVGWLATITTVGLVMTDFSAETSNGLCRTYAMEVCTVRDQTRVLSIMVLTGGIGATMGALFGAIDWNQLGIGRYLGGNDPSVFAANWIVLFVGLLVTLTSFSEIPLPVQESEPMLRPVTQKMLLDEVKRVNGDGPVAIEDEPLDEVGFKQFLLNVLRMPRSMKILCLTQLLSHMGYLTFCLYYTDFVGAIVYEGDVWAHTGSPALERYNAGVRFACLGLALCSMTASIHSVFIEKLIARFGARPVYVGGLLAHSCGLLAMGLVPHKVVVCLCCATVGVMYATIYSIPFLLISHYHSKNCFSEVNGQYVENIAQRGFGVDVSMMSSMLCLAQLIVSLAIGAVVDAVGSTIIITFISSAFMLCAACSAMAVLYMGL from the exons ATGTACGGATCGTACCAGCAACTCGGTCGACTCTCGGAGGATGAAGTCCTTGAGGGAATGCTCGAGCGGCGCCAGCGATTCGCTAAACTTGATCACACTCGAGGATATCAACACTCCTTCCG GAGTAAATCGAAATGGGAGCTTGTGCGCTTGTCTCTGCTGATAGTTGGAATCGAGTGTACGTACGCCACGGAGACGGCTTTGGTGGCTCCGATTCTGCTCGGTATAGGACTCTCGCATACGATCATGACGATGATCTGGGCGATGCCGTCTTTGGCCGGGTTGCTTTTCGCTCCAGTGATCGCTTCCATCAGCGATCGGCTTCGATCACGGTGGGGTCGTCGACGACCTGTCATGTTGGCACTGGGCGTGACGATGCTCACGGGGATGCTACTTCTCCCGAATGGAACAGCCGTTGGTGAGCGATTGGGTCTCTCCAGCGTAGGATGGTTAGCAACGATCACCACCGTGGGGCTGGTCATGACGGACTTCTCTGCGGAAACCAGCAACGGTCTCTGCCGGACGTACGCCATGGAGGTGTGCACTGTGCGCGATCAGACACGTGTCCTCAGCATTATGGTGTTGACGGGTGGAATCGGGGCCACGATGGGTGCGTTGTTTGGAGCCATCGACTGGAATCAACTCGGTATCGGGCGATATCTGGGTGGAAACGACCCGTCAGTGTTTGCCGCCAACTGGATCGTGCTGTTCGTGGGACTGTTAGTGACACTGACGAGTTTCTCGGAGATTCCACTACCGGTGCAGGAGTCTGAACCGATGCTACGACCTGTTACGCAGAAAATGCTACTCGATGAGGTGAAGCGCGTGAATGGAGACGGCCCGGTGGCGATCGAGGACGAACCTCTGGATGAGGTCGGTTTCAAGCAGTTCCTGCTCAATGTCCTCCGAATGCCGCGATCAATGAAGATCCTCTGCCTTACTCAGCTGCTCAGTCACATGGGCTATCTGACGTTCTGTCTGTACTACACCGATTTTGTTGGCGCAATTGTGTACGAAGGAGACGTTTGG GCTCACACCGGTTCGCCGGCTCTAGAACGGTACAATGCGGGTGTTCGGTTCGCTTGCCTAGGACTGGCGCTGTGTTCCATGACTGCTTCCATCCACTCCGTGTTTATTGAAAAGCTTATAGCTCGATTCGGAGCTCGGCCGGTTTACGTTGGTGGTTTGCTAGCGCATAGCTGTGGCTTGCTTGCGATGGGTCTGGTACCACACAAAGTGGTCGTCTGCTTGTGCTGTGCCACGGTTGGAGTCATGTACGCAACCATCTACTCTATTCCGTTCCTTTTGATCTCCCATTATCATTCTAAAAACTGT TTTTCTGAAGTCAACGGTCAGTATGTAGAAAACATCGCGCAGCGAGGTTTCGGAGTGGATGTTTCAATGATGAGCAGCATGCTGTGTTTGGCGCAG CTGATCGTTTCTTTAGCCATTGGTGCAGTTGTGGATGCTGTTGGGTCAACTATTATCATTACTTTCATTTCATCCGCGTTCATGCTATGTGCTGCTTGTTCAGCTATGGCAGTGCTCTACATGGGGTTGTAA
- the LOC128726599 gene encoding sodium-dependent nutrient amino acid transporter 1-like: MATSNPAFEGDEPAVVVTHQQPSVTGRTSGKASDPQNQAEHALEATLEMNLVKNMHKKQRDKWGKDVEFLLSCIALSVGLGNVWRFPFTALENGGGAFVIPYLIVLLLVGRPIYYLEMLVGQFASRGCINVYDASPAMRGIGVGQTYSTFIVMTYYASLMAVTMRYLIASFGDPLPWSACDDAWNATCIDSRLITNMAENSTSTAVTSAELFFVKDVLKEASTIHDGIGTPDWRLVLCLLVPWTCICLTMIKGIKSSGKVAYFLAIFPYVVMLVLLVRACTLEGAGDGMLYFIKPQWDRILEAKVWYSAVTQVFFSLTICFGNVIMYSSYNRFHNNVYRDVTIVSIMDTITSMLAGLIVFGVIGHLAHVLEAPNINEVVRGGAGLAFITYPDAIAKFTFWPQFFAIAFFLMLFVLGIGSNVGMATTIMTVIRDRFPHLQPAVVAVGIALVGFGIGIIYTTPGGQYLLDFLDFYGASFVALVLAVFEMITFAWIYGVSRICRDIEFMLGIKTGLYWRVCWGIITPVLLAAILLYHVGTYETFTFNGYVYPTGMYAFGWCVFAAGVLQLPAWAVYTFLKRKEPDWRDRLIHCFKPTHDWGPEDPELNAKYHESVYKYEQSLPKDRSIARRMFDNVFS; encoded by the exons ATGGCGACTAGCAACCCGGCATTTGAGGGTGATGAgccagcggtggtggtgacgCATCAGCAGCCATCGGTCACGGGAAGGACCTCCGGTAAGGCGAGTGACCCTCAGAATCAGGCTGAACACGCACTGGAAGCCACACTCGAGATGAACCTCGTGAAGAACATGCACAAGAAGCAACGTGACAAATGGGGCAAAGACGTCGAGTTCCTGTTGTCCTGCATCGCGCTCTCGGTAGGGTTAGGAAATGTGTGGCGTTTTCCCTTCACGGCGCTTgaaaatggtggtggtgcgttcgTGATACCGTACCTAATCGTACTGCTGTTGGTTGGAAGGCCCATCTACTATCTCGAGATGTTGGTAGGACAGTTTGCGAGTCGTGGGTGTATCAACGTGTATGATGCTTCGCCGGCTATGCGCGGTATCGGTGTTGGACAGACGTACTCGACGTTCATCGTGATGACGTACTATGCGTCGTTGATGGCCGTTACCATGCGCTATCTGATAGCGTCCTTTGGCGATCCGTTGCCGTGGAGTGCGTGTGATGATGCGTGGAATGCGACCTGTATTGATTCGCGGTTGATCACGAATATGGCCGAAAACTCGACGTCGACGGCCGTTACATCCGCGGAGctattttttgt CAAAGACGTACTTAAAGAAGCCAGCACCATACACGATGGTATCGGCACACCCGATTGGCGACTAGTGCTATGTTTGCTCGTTCCGTGGACCTGCATCTGCCTCACAATGATCAAGG GCATTAAAAGCTCAGGAAAGGTAGCTTATTTCCTGGCCATTTTTCCGTACGTCGTcatgctggtgctgttggtgcGAGCTTGCACGCTAGAGGGAGCCGGCGATGGCATGCTGTACTTTATCAAGCCCCAGTGGGATCGCATTCTTGAGGCGAAGGTTTGGTATTCGGCCGTTACGCAAGTGTTCTTCTCACTCACGATTTGCTTCGGGAACGTGATCATGTACTCGTCCTACAATCGCTTCCACAACAATGTTTATCG AGATGTGACTATCGTGTCGATAATGGATACGATCACGTCAATGTTAGCTGGACTGATCGTGTTCGGTGTGATAGGTCACCTGGCACACGTGCTGGAAGCACCGAACATCAATGAAGTCGTCCGAGGTGGCGCAGGACTCGCCTTCATCACATATCCTGACGCGATCGCCAAATTCACCTTCTGGCCGCAGTTCTTCGCGATCGCCTTCTTCCTGATGCTGTTCGTCCTCGGCATCGGTAGCAACGTCGGTATGGCCACGACCATTATGACGGTGATACGTGATCGCTTTCCACATCTTCAACCCGCAGTGGTGGCCGTTGGAATCGCACTGGTTGGGTTCGGGATCGGGATCATCTACACCACACCCGGTGGACAGTATTTGCTGGACTTTCTGGACTTCTACGGTGCGTCGTTTGTCGCCCTTGTGCTGGCCGTTTTCGAGATGATCACGTTCGCGTGGATCTATGGTGTGAGCCGGATTTGTCGCGATATCGAGTTCATGCTTGGTATTAAAACCGGCCTTTACTGGCGTGTTTGCTGGGGCATTATTACACCGGTATTGCTGGCCGCGATCCTGCTTTATCACGTCGGCACCTACGAGACGTTCACCTTCAACGGCTACGTCTATCCGACTGGGATGTACG CATTCGGATGGTGCGTCTTCGCCGCGGGAGTTTTGCAGTTGCCCGCGTGGGCTGTATATACGTTCCTCAAGCGGAAAGAGCCCGATTGGCGGGATCGACTAATTCACTGCTTTAAACCAACGCACGATTGGGGACCAGAGGACCCTGAACTGAACGCCAAGTACCACGAGTCCGTGTACAAGTACGAACAATCACTGCCAAAGGACCGATCGATAGCGAGGCGAATGTTTGACAACGTTTTCAGCTAA